A DNA window from Vigna angularis cultivar LongXiaoDou No.4 chromosome 1, ASM1680809v1, whole genome shotgun sequence contains the following coding sequences:
- the LOC108347735 gene encoding RING-H2 finger protein ATL48 encodes MSEDFLEQGKKRVRNPFVPIGALVTAGVLTAGLISFRQGNSQLGQKLMRARVVVQGATVALMVGTAFYYGENPWRSS; translated from the exons ATGTCTGAAGATTTTCTCGAACAAGGGAAGAAGCGAGTCCGGAACCCTTTTGTCCCCATTG GTGCACTTGTTACTGCTGGTGTTCTCACAGCTGGCTTAATCAGTTTTAGACAAGGTAATTCTCAGTTAGGTCAGAAGTTAATGAGGGCTCGTGTGGTTGTTCAAGGTGCTACAGTAGCGCTCATGGTTGGAACTGCCTTTTATTATGGAGAAAATCCATGGCGATCGAGTTAA
- the LOC108335453 gene encoding WAT1-related protein At5g40240: MGVGGRLLQWTPFAAMIMVECLDVGLSTLGKAAMERGMNHFVFVVYSNALATLILLPVSFLINRTTRAPLSFALLCKFFLLGTLGITVMQNCVFTAIDYSSPTLGSAMNNLTPAITFVLAVIFGMEKLNIGSSISQIKVTGTVLSISGALLVTLYKGIPITSSRIQLSPSQPLSSLLAQTSNWAIGGAFFATASVSLALWNITQAAILKGYSSQSTILAFYCLFGTIQSAILSIIVVRDSNDWKMSTDIELISILYSAIIGSVVSFSVMTWCIKRKGPVFVSLFKPVGIAIAAFSSVIFLGETLHIGSVLGAVIIGIGFYTVLWAQSKEENAKGLQVDGQSLPSSEASPLLETIT, encoded by the exons ATGGGAGTTGGAGGAAGATTGTTGCAATGGACTCCATTTGCAGCCATGATCATGGTAGAGTGCCTTGACGTGGGTCTCTCTACTTTAGGTAAAGCAGCCATGGAAAGAGGAATGAACCATTTCGTCTTTGTTGTCTACTCCAACGCCCTTGCTACTCTCATTCTCCTCCCTGTCTCTTTCCTCATCAACAG AACCACAAGAGCACCGCTTTCGTTCGCTCTTCTCTGCAAGTTCTTCCTCCTAGGCACTCTTgg CATAACTGTTATGCAGAATTGTGTTTTCACCGCCATTGACTACAGCTCTCCCACTCTTGGATCCGCCATGAACAATTTGACTCCAGCTATCACTTTTGTGCTAGCTGTCATCTTCGG GATGGAGAAGTTGAATATTGGAAGCTCAATAAGCCAGATCAAGGTCACAGGAACAGTGCTATCCATCTCTGGAGCATTACTGGTGACCCTTTACAAGGGCATTCCCATCACCAGCTCTCGAATTCAACTCTCTCCATCGCAACCTTTGTCATCTTTGTTGGCTCAAACAAGTAACTGGGCAATTGGGGGTGCCTTCTTTGCCACTGCTTCTGTCTCTCTTGCACTCTGGAATATTACACAG GCAGCAATTCTTAAAGGATATTCATCACAGTCAACCATATTAGCCTTCTATTGCCTGTTTGGAACTATCCAAAGTGCAATACTGTCTATCATTGTAGTCAGGGATTCAAATGACTGGAAAATGAGCACCGACATTGAGCTCATCTCTATATTATATTCA GCTATTATCGGAAGTGTGGTGTCTTTTTCAGTAATGACTTGGTGCATAAAAAGGAAAGGACCTGTTTTTGTTAGTTTGTTCAAGCCTGTGGGGATTGCCATTGCTGCCTTTTCGAGTGTTATCTTCCTTGGTGAAACGCTTCATATCGGCAG TGTCCTAGGCGCTGTGATAATAGGCATCGGATTTTACACAGTATTGTGGGCACAATCCAAAGAGGAAAACGCAAAAGGCCTCCAAGTTGATGGACAATCATTGCCATCTTCTGAAGCTAGTCCTCTACTGGAGACAATAACTTAG